In a genomic window of Mucilaginibacter sp. KACC 22063:
- a CDS encoding glycogen synthase: MRIYHLSAECYPVAKVGGLADVVGALPKYQNQAGLNAAVVLPYYNRKFVREHQFDIVFEASSLMGTERFDFEILKERTNVLGFELYLIRVPGLIDREEVYSYPDEREQFIAFQIAFLDWINWSQQRPDIIHCHDHHTGLIPFLLYHSVIYKRLKNTPTVFTIHNGQYHGAFSWNKANLLPEFDPAAAGLLDWAGGINPLAAAVKCSSRYTTVSPSYLNELTRQSNGLEYLFYLENWRALGIVNGIDSEVWNPDKDSMIPARYSAKKINPGKQQNKLALCQRFGLDVEKPLVSFIGRLVIEKGADLLPDAIAHSIRELEGQVNFLLLGTGDKDTEERLKILAEQYPENCKVYIGYDEELSHQIYAGADFLLMPSRVEPCGLNQLYSLRYGTVPIVRSTGGLQDTVIDFGEEGGYGIRFDQPSVADISYSISRALAVYQNTDQLQLLRKRMMALDFSWNQSAGQYIQLYKSLISQL; this comes from the coding sequence ATGAGAATCTATCACTTAAGCGCCGAATGTTACCCCGTGGCCAAGGTTGGCGGGTTGGCAGATGTTGTGGGCGCTTTGCCAAAATATCAAAATCAGGCTGGACTAAATGCGGCGGTAGTGCTGCCCTACTACAATCGCAAGTTTGTGCGCGAGCATCAGTTCGATATTGTTTTTGAGGCCTCGTCTTTAATGGGGACTGAGCGTTTTGATTTTGAGATACTAAAGGAACGCACCAACGTATTAGGTTTTGAGCTATACCTGATCAGGGTGCCCGGGCTTATTGACCGCGAAGAAGTTTACAGCTACCCTGACGAGCGCGAGCAGTTCATTGCATTTCAAATCGCATTTTTAGATTGGATCAACTGGTCGCAGCAGCGCCCGGATATTATCCATTGCCATGATCATCATACCGGGCTAATTCCGTTTTTGCTTTACCATTCGGTAATTTATAAACGCCTTAAAAATACGCCTACTGTATTCACTATACACAACGGCCAGTATCATGGCGCCTTCAGCTGGAATAAAGCTAATTTATTACCCGAATTTGATCCTGCCGCAGCAGGGCTGTTAGATTGGGCGGGTGGTATTAATCCGCTTGCTGCTGCTGTTAAGTGCAGCTCGAGATATACGACTGTTTCGCCAAGCTACCTGAACGAACTTACCCGCCAGAGCAACGGCCTTGAATATTTATTTTACTTAGAAAACTGGCGTGCATTAGGCATTGTTAACGGGATAGACAGCGAAGTCTGGAACCCGGATAAAGATTCGATGATTCCTGCCAGGTATTCGGCTAAAAAAATAAACCCGGGTAAGCAGCAAAATAAGCTGGCTTTATGCCAGCGCTTTGGGCTTGATGTTGAAAAGCCGTTGGTATCGTTCATTGGCCGCTTAGTAATAGAAAAAGGCGCCGACCTTTTACCCGATGCTATTGCCCACAGTATCCGCGAGCTGGAAGGGCAGGTTAACTTCCTGCTGTTAGGTACTGGCGACAAAGACACTGAGGAACGGTTAAAAATATTAGCCGAACAATATCCCGAAAACTGTAAGGTTTACATTGGGTACGATGAAGAATTATCGCACCAGATTTATGCCGGTGCGGACTTTCTATTAATGCCTTCGCGCGTAGAACCTTGCGGCTTAAATCAGTTATACTCATTACGATACGGCACAGTGCCTATTGTACGCAGTACGGGCGGCTTGCAAGATACCGTTATTGATTTCGGTGAAGAAGGAGGCTACGGTATCCGTTTCGATCAGCCAAGCGTGGCTGATATTAGTTACTCCATAAGCCGCGCACTTGCAGTTTACCAGAACACAGATCAATTACAATTGTTACGTAAACGTATGATGGCGCTTGATTTCTCTTGGAACCAATCGGCAGGTCAGTATATACAATTATATAAAAGTTTAATATCTCAACTATGA
- a CDS encoding DUF1835 domain-containing protein, with protein sequence MPAILHILNGDATLNSFNETGLDGDALVWREVLSEGPLTKKIDKAFWEQRAAWISKTFNDTPEHYMQWVVGELEKLNNDYEEINLWFEFDLHCQVNLLGVMQLLKQQTDLTVPNVFLICPESYPGMEDFRGMGQLNGSQLEDVFDDRVQLTEYDFTLADEAWNIYVSGDKAAIASWVESVPFWGSLSLLKPAMQAHLKRLETNENGLNYIEQKLLKIYHTGKTSRSDIHQQFWADDKIYGMGDAELNIYLNRLAEKGLASIS encoded by the coding sequence ATGCCAGCTATACTACATATCTTAAACGGCGATGCCACGCTGAACAGCTTTAATGAGACCGGCCTTGATGGTGATGCACTGGTTTGGCGCGAAGTATTATCTGAAGGGCCGCTTACTAAAAAAATAGACAAAGCCTTTTGGGAGCAGCGTGCAGCATGGATATCTAAAACGTTTAATGATACACCTGAGCATTACATGCAATGGGTAGTAGGCGAGCTTGAAAAGCTGAATAATGATTACGAAGAGATCAATCTCTGGTTTGAGTTTGACCTCCATTGCCAGGTTAACCTGTTAGGCGTAATGCAACTGTTAAAGCAGCAAACTGATCTGACTGTACCTAACGTTTTCCTGATTTGCCCGGAGAGCTATCCTGGGATGGAAGATTTCAGAGGTATGGGGCAATTGAATGGCAGCCAGCTGGAGGATGTTTTTGATGATCGTGTACAACTTACCGAATATGATTTCACCCTGGCGGACGAGGCTTGGAATATTTATGTATCTGGCGATAAAGCGGCTATTGCCAGCTGGGTTGAAAGTGTGCCTTTTTGGGGAAGCTTATCGTTGTTAAAGCCAGCCATGCAGGCGCATTTAAAAAGATTAGAAACTAATGAGAATGGCCTTAATTATATAGAACAGAAATTACTGAAAATTTACCACACAGGCAAGACCAGCAGAAGTGATATTCATCAGCAGTTTTGGGCAGATGATAAAATATATGGCATGGGCGATGCGGAGCTAAATATTTACCTGAACAGATTGGCTGAAAAGGGATTAGCAAGTATCAGTTAG
- a CDS encoding glucose-1-phosphate adenylyltransferase — protein sequence MISNVICIVLGGGQGSRLSPLTATRSKPAVPIAGKYRLVDIPISNSLHSGIDRIFVLTQFNSASLNKHIKNTYHFSSFSEAFVDILAAEQTPSSVAWFQGTADAVRQSLHHLAVHEFEYVLILSGDQLYQIDFEEMIGQHVDKGADISIATIPVHANDVPGFGILKTDEESNITSFIEKPKKDFESWASEVSPEMAAQGRVYLASMGIYIFNKDTLYELLEGNENTDFGKEIIPQSIQTHKVVSYQYEGYWTDIGTIPSFFEANLGLTDDIPQFNLFGENHIYTRARMLPPSKISGTLLEKTIVADGCIINARSLKRSIIGIRTRIGVDTEIENCYVMGSDNYQTLEQIQWSRETETPIMGIGDRCKIKNAIIDKNTYIGNDVSINCGEKLPDGDYGDYTSQDGIVVIKKRAVIPNGTVI from the coding sequence ATGATATCCAATGTAATATGCATCGTATTAGGCGGCGGCCAGGGCAGCCGTTTGTCACCGTTAACGGCTACACGTTCAAAACCGGCCGTACCAATTGCGGGTAAATACCGTTTGGTTGATATACCTATCTCCAATAGCTTGCATTCGGGTATAGACAGGATATTCGTGTTAACGCAGTTCAATTCGGCTTCGTTAAATAAGCACATTAAAAATACCTACCACTTCAGCAGCTTCAGTGAGGCGTTTGTTGATATACTTGCAGCTGAGCAAACACCATCAAGTGTGGCATGGTTTCAGGGAACGGCCGACGCTGTACGCCAAAGCTTGCACCACCTTGCTGTGCACGAGTTTGAGTATGTATTGATCTTATCGGGCGATCAGCTATATCAGATCGATTTTGAAGAGATGATCGGCCAGCACGTGGATAAAGGCGCTGATATTTCAATAGCTACCATTCCGGTTCATGCCAATGATGTACCGGGCTTTGGTATCTTAAAAACTGATGAGGAAAGCAACATCACCTCTTTTATTGAAAAACCTAAAAAGGATTTTGAAAGCTGGGCATCTGAGGTAAGCCCTGAAATGGCAGCACAGGGACGTGTGTACCTGGCTTCAATGGGTATTTATATTTTCAATAAGGATACTTTATACGAGTTGCTGGAAGGTAATGAAAATACCGACTTCGGTAAAGAGATCATCCCGCAATCTATCCAAACGCATAAAGTAGTGAGCTACCAGTATGAAGGTTACTGGACAGATATCGGTACCATCCCGTCATTCTTTGAAGCTAACCTTGGCTTAACAGATGATATCCCGCAGTTTAATCTGTTTGGAGAAAACCATATCTACACACGTGCGCGTATGCTGCCGCCGTCGAAAATATCGGGCACATTATTAGAAAAAACTATTGTTGCCGATGGTTGCATTATTAATGCACGCAGTTTGAAACGCTCCATTATTGGTATCCGTACCCGTATTGGCGTTGATACCGAAATTGAGAACTGCTATGTAATGGGTAGTGATAATTATCAGACACTGGAGCAGATCCAATGGTCGCGCGAAACAGAGACACCTATTATGGGTATTGGCGACCGTTGTAAGATTAAAAATGCTATTATTGATAAGAATACCTATATCGGTAACGATGTGTCCATTAACTGTGGCGAGAAACTGCCTGATGGCGATTACGGCGATTACACCAGCCAGGATGGCATTGTAGTGATTAAAAAACGTGCGGTTATTCCAAACGGAACGGTGATTTAA